In a genomic window of Candidatus Margulisiibacteriota bacterium:
- a CDS encoding aminotransferase class III-fold pyridoxal phosphate-dependent enzyme translates to MGKSQDLYKKAKQIIPGGTQLLSKRPEMFLPDRWPAYYERAAGCEVWDLDGNKYIDMSYMGIGACVLGYADPDVNKAVKQAVDKGSMTTLNCPEEVELAELLCDLHPWAGMVRYVRTGGEALAVAVRIARARTGKDLILFCGYHGWHDWYLSANLADDQALDGHLIAGLSPKGVPRGLIGTAKPFIYNDIKGFRSLMEKHKGKIAAVVVETIRNYEPKDGFLDEIRQATKQAGVVMICDEVSSGWRLNLGGAHLLYGLKPDLAVFGKALGNGFPIGAVIGTGDAMSAAQETFISSTYWTERVGPTAAIATIKKMKEKNVPEHLVKTGKEVQAGWAEKAQKHGLKVTVSGIAPLGHFSFDYDNHLALKTLFTQVMLDKGYLACNAFYSSYAHKPEHVAGYFKAADESFAFIAQAVKDKRVEACLKGPVCHAGFRRLE, encoded by the coding sequence ATGGGAAAATCACAAGATCTATATAAAAAAGCCAAGCAGATCATTCCGGGCGGGACCCAGCTTCTGTCCAAGCGGCCGGAAATGTTCCTCCCAGACCGCTGGCCGGCTTATTATGAGCGGGCCGCAGGGTGCGAGGTCTGGGACCTGGACGGTAATAAATATATTGATATGAGCTATATGGGTATCGGTGCCTGCGTTCTTGGCTATGCCGACCCAGACGTGAACAAAGCGGTCAAACAGGCGGTCGACAAAGGTTCGATGACGACGTTGAACTGTCCCGAAGAGGTCGAACTGGCCGAGCTTTTGTGCGATCTGCACCCCTGGGCAGGAATGGTCAGGTACGTGAGAACCGGCGGAGAAGCGTTGGCTGTTGCCGTTCGGATCGCCAGGGCCAGGACAGGAAAAGACCTCATTCTTTTTTGCGGCTATCATGGCTGGCATGACTGGTATCTTTCCGCCAATTTAGCCGATGACCAAGCGCTGGACGGTCATTTGATAGCTGGGCTTTCTCCTAAAGGTGTTCCGCGCGGTCTCATCGGGACCGCTAAGCCGTTTATTTACAATGATATCAAAGGTTTTCGGTCGTTGATGGAGAAACATAAGGGTAAGATCGCCGCGGTCGTGGTGGAAACGATCAGAAATTACGAGCCAAAAGACGGCTTTCTTGATGAGATCAGGCAGGCGACTAAACAAGCCGGTGTGGTCATGATCTGCGACGAGGTCAGCTCCGGCTGGCGCTTAAATCTTGGTGGGGCTCATCTGTTATACGGTCTTAAGCCTGACCTGGCGGTCTTTGGCAAGGCGTTGGGGAATGGTTTTCCGATCGGAGCGGTGATCGGTACGGGCGACGCGATGTCCGCCGCCCAGGAGACTTTTATCAGCAGTACTTATTGGACGGAGCGGGTCGGGCCGACCGCGGCAATCGCCACGATAAAGAAGATGAAAGAGAAGAATGTCCCGGAACATCTGGTCAAGACCGGTAAAGAAGTCCAGGCCGGCTGGGCCGAAAAAGCGCAGAAGCACGGCCTCAAGGTAACGGTATCCGGCATCGCGCCGCTCGGCCATTTTTCCTTTGATTACGACAATCACCTGGCGCTCAAAACCCTATTCACCCAGGTAATGCTGGATAAGGGGTATCTCGCTTGCAACGCCTTTTATTCGTCTTATGCCCACAAACCAGAACATGTCGCCGGTTATTTTAAAGCGGCGGATGAATCTTTTGCTTTTATTGCCCAAGCGGTAAAAGATAAGCGGGTTGAAGCTTGTCTTAAAGGCCCGGTTTGCCACGCCGGATTTAGGAGGTTGGAATGA
- a CDS encoding class I SAM-dependent methyltransferase, translating to MMTDKVRKNEYGFFSAIDMPSKEKLTDYYKENYFQENKGSYESVYSRAEVEYFQNKIEQRYQVIKEHLGGNKKTFLDVGCGEGWALKFFKSKGWQVVGLDYSEYGCKKNNPECADDLIVGDIYENLSAIIAKENRYDVIWLDNVLEHVLDPYKLLKDCRSIISDQGVCVIEVPNDFSSLQTFLLRNGYIDDEFWVCLPDHLHYFNNEGLRNICLRSGWKTVDMISDYPIDLRLMNENTNYVRDKTKGKSCHKERVAVENLMHSISVDKTNNYYRALSELGLGREISGFFMPVKNK from the coding sequence ATGATGACCGATAAGGTTCGGAAAAACGAATACGGCTTCTTCAGCGCGATCGATATGCCCTCAAAAGAAAAGTTAACAGACTATTATAAGGAAAATTATTTTCAGGAAAATAAAGGGTCTTATGAAAGCGTTTATTCTAGGGCCGAGGTCGAATATTTCCAAAATAAGATCGAACAAAGATATCAGGTAATAAAAGAACATTTGGGCGGTAATAAGAAAACTTTTCTCGATGTTGGGTGCGGCGAGGGTTGGGCACTCAAATTCTTTAAGAGTAAAGGGTGGCAGGTTGTTGGCCTGGATTACAGCGAATATGGATGTAAAAAAAACAATCCGGAATGTGCCGATGACCTGATTGTCGGTGATATCTATGAAAATCTATCCGCGATAATAGCCAAGGAGAACAGATATGACGTGATCTGGCTTGATAATGTTCTTGAGCATGTGCTTGATCCTTATAAATTGCTTAAGGATTGTCGATCAATTATCTCGGACCAGGGAGTGTGCGTTATCGAAGTGCCAAATGATTTTTCCAGCCTCCAGACGTTTCTGCTTCGTAACGGCTATATTGACGATGAGTTTTGGGTTTGCTTACCCGATCATCTTCATTATTTCAATAATGAAGGTCTCAGGAATATTTGCCTGCGGAGCGGCTGGAAAACTGTCGATATGATTTCTGATTATCCCATCGATCTAAGGTTGATGAATGAGAACACGAATTATGTTAGGGATAAGACAAAAGGCAAGTCATGCCATAAGGAAAGAGTGGCGGTCGAGAATCTGATGCACTCCATCTCGGTAGATAAGACCAATAATTATTACCGCGCGCTAAGCGAGCTTGGGCTAGGACGAGAGATCTCTGGGTTTTTCATGCCGGTCAAAAATAAATAA
- a CDS encoding TIM barrel protein encodes MRYQVGLKLFSRNISAIKTAGELFARGDCDYVELFAVPGSFRGTISNWLGLNVPYVIHAPHEMYGLNLADKDRRKGNHQLLAEAVAFADKLKAREIIIHPGLKGDCRETAKQLKALKDDRLLVENMPFISLLETKGVGSTPAEIREIQRVAGVGFCFDVAHAVKAAFALGQDYLEYAERYLALKPGIIHICDANTTGCFDQHLALGDGNIDLKRLFMIMVQKRRSAKITLEIPERSYKTLEAFKKNSVILRKLLRGAGVR; translated from the coding sequence ATGAGATATCAGGTTGGCTTAAAATTGTTTTCAAGGAATATTTCCGCGATTAAAACGGCTGGCGAGCTTTTCGCTCGTGGTGATTGTGATTACGTCGAGCTTTTCGCTGTGCCGGGCAGTTTTCGGGGAACAATTTCAAATTGGCTGGGGCTAAATGTCCCGTACGTGATCCACGCGCCACATGAAATGTACGGGCTTAATCTGGCTGACAAAGATCGACGAAAAGGTAATCATCAGTTGCTTGCCGAGGCGGTTGCCTTTGCCGATAAATTAAAGGCGCGGGAAATTATCATTCACCCCGGCTTAAAGGGAGATTGCCGGGAAACGGCGAAACAGCTTAAAGCGCTGAAGGACGATCGGCTGTTGGTTGAGAATATGCCGTTTATTTCCCTGCTCGAGACCAAGGGGGTCGGCAGCACGCCGGCGGAGATCAGAGAGATCCAGCGGGTGGCGGGGGTCGGTTTTTGCTTTGATGTCGCGCACGCGGTCAAAGCGGCTTTCGCTCTTGGTCAGGATTACCTGGAATATGCCGAGCGTTATTTAGCCTTAAAGCCCGGGATCATCCATATTTGTGACGCCAATACGACTGGTTGTTTTGATCAGCATCTGGCGCTCGGGGATGGGAATATCGACCTTAAGAGGCTGTTCATGATCATGGTTCAAAAAAGACGGTCCGCTAAAATTACTCTGGAGATACCGGAGCGGTCATACAAAACGCTAGAAGCGTTCAAGAAGAATTCCGTGATATTAAGAAAATTACTTAGGGGAGCGGGAGTGAGATGA
- a CDS encoding N-acetylneuraminate synthase family protein, with amino-acid sequence MIIAEIGSNHNRDLKTALRMIDLAAEAGVDAVKFQTYSADTLYSKFTPRLSEMEGRSRAGEGPYELIKRLEMPREWHKVLRRRCRERAVLFASSPFDLAAVKELDRLNVPFFKIASYETDDFRLLKAIGQTGKPVIISTGNSDLKLIREALTVLRRSGSRDIILLHCVSQYPAVYRDINLRAINTLKETFKLPIGFSDHTLTPISSIAAVALGACVIEKHITLDKKQTGPDHPFSLEPDELRSFVADLRNTELLLGDGKKVVLDSERENFRLARRSLHAVHDIKSGTMITSEMLTVKRPGLGIKSRDERKVIGRVARRDIKADQWITKDMI; translated from the coding sequence TTGATCATTGCCGAAATAGGCTCTAACCATAATCGAGATTTGAAGACGGCGTTGCGGATGATCGATCTTGCGGCTGAGGCTGGGGTCGATGCGGTCAAATTTCAGACTTACAGTGCTGACACGCTTTATTCAAAATTCACTCCGCGGCTTTCCGAAATGGAGGGCCGCTCAAGAGCGGGCGAAGGGCCATACGAGCTGATAAAAAGACTGGAAATGCCGAGAGAATGGCATAAGGTTCTTAGGCGGAGATGTCGCGAACGGGCCGTCTTGTTTGCCTCATCGCCTTTTGACCTGGCGGCGGTCAAAGAACTGGATCGCTTGAATGTTCCTTTCTTCAAGATTGCCAGCTATGAGACGGATGATTTCCGATTGCTCAAAGCGATCGGTCAGACTGGCAAACCAGTCATTATCTCGACCGGCAATAGCGACTTAAAATTGATTAGGGAAGCGTTGACTGTTTTAAGGAGGTCGGGTAGCCGGGATATTATTCTGCTTCATTGTGTTAGCCAGTATCCGGCCGTTTACCGGGACATTAATTTACGCGCAATCAATACGTTAAAAGAAACGTTCAAATTGCCGATTGGCTTTTCTGATCACACCTTAACCCCGATCTCTTCGATTGCCGCGGTCGCCCTGGGGGCTTGTGTGATCGAAAAGCATATCACCTTGGATAAGAAACAGACCGGTCCCGATCACCCATTTTCTCTGGAGCCAGATGAACTAAGGTCATTTGTGGCCGATCTCAGGAATACGGAGTTACTGCTTGGGGACGGGAAAAAGGTTGTTCTTGATTCTGAAAGAGAAAATTTTCGCCTGGCTCGTCGCAGTTTGCACGCTGTTCATGATATAAAAAGCGGAACGATGATAACGTCGGAAATGTTGACAGTCAAACGACCGGGTTTGGGGATTAAATCGAGAGACGAGCGCAAGGTTATTGGTCGGGTTGCCCGGAGAGATATTAAGGCGGATCAATGGATTACGAAGGACATGATCTGA
- a CDS encoding NAD-dependent epimerase/dehydratase family protein — MKRTVVVTGAAGFLGKAVSRRLKKHGFHVRSIDRVATGENEEFVVDLADNDFFAKISRLPKADVIVHLAAVVNFENIMDDLFVPNVVATAELARWAKATGAYFVFASSITVHGLRTALINQATGIAPDTAYARSKWLGEELVRAAGLEHLILRISGIYGHNGPGHLALNRAIDQAMLGNLPTLVGDGKAKRNYVYVDDLAATIVNAIDRKIIGTHFAAGPVPVTIADMLKEICAVFLPGQSPIGLPGETGSDQIVEPSSELLAGRSFKQVLEIIKSGGMA, encoded by the coding sequence ATGAAGAGAACAGTTGTCGTGACCGGCGCGGCTGGTTTTCTCGGGAAAGCGGTCAGCCGACGGCTCAAGAAACATGGCTTTCATGTCAGATCGATTGATCGGGTGGCAACCGGTGAAAATGAGGAGTTTGTTGTCGATCTGGCGGATAACGATTTTTTCGCTAAAATTTCACGCCTACCAAAGGCCGACGTTATTGTTCATTTGGCGGCGGTGGTTAATTTTGAAAATATAATGGACGATTTGTTCGTTCCCAATGTTGTGGCAACGGCCGAACTGGCTCGTTGGGCAAAAGCGACGGGGGCGTATTTTGTTTTCGCTTCGTCAATAACTGTGCATGGATTGAGAACGGCGTTGATCAACCAGGCGACCGGGATCGCTCCAGATACGGCCTACGCCCGTAGCAAATGGCTGGGGGAAGAGCTGGTCCGGGCCGCCGGCCTTGAGCACCTGATTCTCCGGATCTCTGGGATCTATGGTCATAATGGGCCGGGGCATCTTGCTTTGAACCGGGCGATCGACCAGGCGATGCTCGGGAACCTTCCGACGTTGGTTGGAGATGGAAAAGCGAAGCGTAATTATGTTTATGTCGATGATCTGGCCGCGACGATTGTTAACGCGATAGATCGTAAAATTATCGGGACACATTTTGCGGCTGGCCCAGTGCCGGTAACCATCGCCGACATGCTGAAGGAAATTTGCGCCGTTTTTTTGCCTGGTCAAAGCCCGATCGGGTTGCCGGGGGAGACGGGGAGCGATCAGATTGTTGAGCCGTCGTCCGAATTGTTGGCTGGCCGAAGTTTTAAGCAAGTTTTAGAAATAATCAAGAGTGGGGGGATGGCGTGA
- a CDS encoding metallophosphoesterase family protein produces the protein MKIAVLGDIHGNSLALKAVLNEIRNEGIDRLLIAGDLVGYYYHPDEVFVVLSDFDYEMVQGNHDEMLAAHSVWDDRQRAKYNSKYGSALKKAAEQLSNEQINVLQALPWRRELVIEGKKIILCHGSPLDRDEYIYPDAPENVFDRSVAQGEYDLVIMGHTHYPLLKKNKGVTFLNPGSVGQPRDGRPGASWAILNTTGLAVEFRLTQYDVGAVAAEARRNDPELPYLSQVLMKGQDENR, from the coding sequence GTGAAAATTGCCGTGCTGGGGGATATTCACGGAAATAGTCTGGCCTTGAAGGCGGTGTTGAACGAGATCAGGAATGAGGGGATTGATCGGCTACTTATTGCCGGTGATCTGGTTGGTTATTATTATCATCCCGATGAGGTTTTCGTGGTTTTGTCCGATTTTGATTATGAAATGGTCCAGGGGAATCATGACGAGATGCTGGCGGCTCATTCGGTTTGGGATGACCGGCAAAGAGCTAAGTACAATAGCAAGTACGGATCGGCGTTGAAGAAAGCGGCGGAACAGTTGAGCAACGAGCAGATAAACGTGTTGCAAGCTCTTCCCTGGCGGCGGGAACTTGTTATCGAGGGAAAAAAAATCATCCTTTGCCACGGTTCACCGCTTGATCGTGACGAATATATTTATCCAGATGCGCCAGAAAACGTTTTTGATCGGTCTGTTGCTCAAGGGGAATATGACCTGGTGATCATGGGGCATACCCATTATCCATTGTTGAAAAAAAACAAGGGCGTAACATTCTTGAACCCTGGTTCGGTCGGTCAGCCGCGTGACGGCCGGCCGGGTGCGAGCTGGGCGATCCTAAACACGACCGGATTGGCGGTCGAATTCAGGCTGACCCAATATGACGTTGGGGCGGTCGCGGCGGAAGCGCGCCGAAACGACCCGGAATTGCCGTATCTGTCTCAAGTGTTGATGAAAGGGCAAGATGAAAATAGATAA
- a CDS encoding ATP-grasp domain-containing protein, translating to MKIDKAGRILLTGVGGDIGQSVTGCLLETEYAERLCGCDLDRYAAGRALLDVFKTAPSVSDRQRYEKFILRSIAELNLSHIIPLTEGEIDYFSLEKRRFEKLGVKVLVLNRKIIDKFLDKYLTIEYLKAHGFKAPRTYLPEDYRGNLSFPLLLKDRHSCGGKGLVRVEDQAAMDFYLRRNPRSIIQELVGTEDEEYTVAVFSDGKKVLSMAFKRQLGYGSMTKFARLAEDPRITRLVTRLARLCRLVGPMNVQMRKTKAGFFPFEINPRISSTVFFRHRFGFHDVKWWLDINHGKTVEYSPQFSSGVAVRTIGSVFFELKSRPECK from the coding sequence ATGAAAATAGATAAAGCGGGCCGAATATTATTGACCGGGGTTGGTGGTGATATTGGACAATCGGTGACAGGCTGTTTGCTGGAAACAGAGTATGCGGAACGACTCTGTGGTTGCGATCTTGATCGCTACGCGGCCGGGCGGGCCCTGCTGGATGTCTTTAAAACTGCTCCCTCTGTCTCTGACCGGCAAAGGTACGAAAAGTTCATCTTAAGGTCTATCGCAGAATTGAATCTTAGCCATATTATTCCGCTGACTGAAGGTGAGATCGATTATTTCTCGCTGGAAAAGAGGCGTTTTGAGAAATTAGGTGTTAAGGTCCTGGTGTTGAACAGGAAGATTATTGATAAATTCCTGGATAAATACCTGACCATCGAATATTTGAAGGCCCATGGTTTTAAGGCGCCGCGGACCTATCTGCCCGAAGATTATCGGGGCAACTTATCATTTCCCTTGTTGCTAAAAGATCGGCATAGTTGCGGCGGGAAAGGCTTGGTCCGCGTCGAGGACCAGGCGGCGATGGATTTTTATCTCCGGAGAAATCCGAGATCGATCATTCAGGAGTTGGTTGGAACGGAGGACGAGGAATATACGGTTGCCGTGTTTTCCGATGGGAAAAAGGTTCTTTCCATGGCCTTTAAACGTCAGCTTGGTTATGGCAGCATGACGAAATTCGCCCGATTGGCGGAGGACCCGCGGATCACCAGGCTAGTGACCAGGCTCGCCAGGTTATGTCGTTTGGTCGGGCCGATGAATGTCCAGATGCGCAAGACGAAGGCCGGTTTTTTCCCTTTTGAGATAAATCCGCGTATTTCCAGCACGGTATTTTTTCGGCATCGATTCGGTTTTCATGATGTTAAATGGTGGTTGGACATTAATCATGGTAAAACCGTGGAATATTCCCCCCAATTCAGCTCTGGCGTGGCTGTCCGCACCATTGGCAGTGTTTTTTTTGAATTAAAATCGAGGCCGGAATGCAAGTAG
- a CDS encoding GNAT family N-acetyltransferase → MQVVPLTENNRTDWDNFCCQSDDAWFWHTIKWLDYCVVYGQENFGTNNLSFLVKDDTGLIAICPLLCEKDLFAARGGGRYGALPALANGLSGSRREKVIKYIFEKIDELAGGGSIKKIYFRSSPLAKTTMKFNWLVKLGYLDDSLNTELIQLDRPIDDIWAAVRKGHKYDINRGSKHYKVDFIDRHNADKTIFDQYRLLHHKAAGRVTRPVETFEMMYRWIKDGEGLLCGLSFEGRFVGFSYVCIYKSAAYYASASDDPDFKDDVPISHVIQWETIKYLKNLGFKTYEIGVQQFGPQFNDLPSDKEVSISNFKRGFGGETVTYYRGVKYFDKEYMQKELSTKLNQLTLDYQIGGR, encoded by the coding sequence ATGCAAGTAGTGCCGTTGACTGAAAACAACCGGACTGACTGGGACAACTTTTGTTGCCAATCAGACGATGCTTGGTTTTGGCATACGATAAAATGGCTTGATTACTGTGTCGTCTACGGCCAGGAAAATTTTGGGACGAACAACCTCTCTTTCCTTGTTAAAGATGACACCGGCCTAATCGCCATCTGTCCGCTGCTCTGTGAAAAAGATCTTTTTGCCGCCAGAGGTGGCGGTCGATATGGGGCGCTTCCCGCGCTAGCCAATGGCCTGTCCGGTAGCCGGCGGGAAAAAGTAATTAAATACATTTTTGAAAAAATCGATGAGCTGGCCGGGGGGGGGTCGATTAAAAAAATATATTTTCGTTCCAGTCCGCTGGCGAAGACCACGATGAAATTCAACTGGCTGGTCAAACTCGGCTATCTTGATGATTCTCTTAATACGGAATTGATTCAGCTTGACCGGCCCATCGATGATATCTGGGCGGCGGTCAGGAAAGGGCATAAGTACGATATTAACCGCGGATCGAAACACTATAAAGTGGATTTCATTGATCGCCATAACGCGGACAAAACCATTTTTGACCAATATCGGTTATTGCATCATAAAGCGGCGGGCCGGGTGACCCGTCCGGTTGAGACTTTTGAAATGATGTATCGCTGGATCAAAGATGGCGAAGGGTTGCTTTGTGGCCTGAGCTTCGAGGGACGATTTGTCGGCTTTTCTTATGTTTGCATCTATAAAAGCGCTGCCTATTACGCCTCGGCCAGTGATGATCCTGATTTTAAAGATGACGTGCCTATTTCCCATGTCATTCAGTGGGAAACGATCAAGTATCTCAAGAACCTGGGCTTCAAGACCTATGAGATCGGCGTTCAGCAATTTGGCCCGCAGTTCAACGATTTGCCGAGCGATAAAGAAGTTAGCATTTCTAATTTTAAACGTGGGTTTGGCGGTGAAACGGTCACATATTATCGGGGAGTGAAATATTTTGACAAAGAATATATGCAGAAAGAATTGTCGACCAAGCTAAACCAGCTCACCCTTGATTATCAGATCGGAGGCAGATAG
- a CDS encoding methionyl-tRNA formyltransferase, which produces MATVKPWNIKLAAAFAKKSADPMRIISRYDELTYQKINHVDPELIFFPHWSWKIPEAIYKKWECIAFHMTDLPFGRGGSPLQNLISRGIYKTKISAFRVTGDYDAGPVYLKADLRLKGTAQEIFTRAAEIIFNEMIPHIIKKRPVPQPQRGPVKYFKRRQPSESDISKIKGLASIYDHIRMLDADGYPSAFLESGGARYEFSGAEMVGNMVKARVKIKMMVADGEVDKS; this is translated from the coding sequence GTGGCGACGGTTAAGCCCTGGAACATCAAGCTGGCCGCCGCTTTTGCCAAAAAGAGTGCGGATCCAATGCGGATTATCAGTCGCTATGATGAATTAACCTATCAGAAGATCAATCATGTTGATCCAGAATTGATTTTTTTTCCGCATTGGTCGTGGAAAATACCGGAAGCGATATATAAAAAATGGGAATGCATTGCCTTTCATATGACCGATCTGCCCTTTGGCCGAGGTGGCAGCCCATTGCAGAACTTAATTTCGAGGGGAATATATAAAACTAAAATATCTGCTTTCAGAGTAACTGGGGATTATGATGCAGGGCCCGTTTATTTAAAAGCTGATTTGCGGTTAAAAGGAACCGCCCAAGAAATATTCACTAGGGCGGCAGAAATTATTTTCAATGAAATGATCCCTCATATAATCAAAAAACGGCCGGTGCCACAACCGCAAAGAGGGCCCGTAAAATATTTTAAGCGACGCCAGCCTTCGGAAAGTGATATTTCGAAAATAAAGGGATTGGCGAGTATTTATGACCATATCCGGATGCTTGATGCTGACGGATACCCGTCGGCCTTTTTGGAATCGGGAGGGGCGAGATATGAATTTTCCGGGGCCGAGATGGTTGGCAATATGGTTAAGGCAAGGGTAAAGATTAAAATGATGGTTGCGGATGGTGAGGTTGATAAATCATGA
- a CDS encoding PIG-L family deacetylase has translation MVRLINHEFGGWMMFFSAKNVLVVVAHPDDEAFGCGGTILKHVQAGAEVRLIALADGVTSRVYRHGVSRESEIKKYSKLILKRKRELFRSAAILGIKRKNCYALGLADQRLDSISLLDIVKEIERIVAGTDPDIIYTHHWGDINRDHRVCCEAVLTAFRPSKEPVKKRAVFCFEIPGNMDCLPPIEINKFKPDNVVNISSYIQSKKAAIRTYKEELKEFPSPLSLRAVVDNCRQRGKENKYGYAEAFARLQ, from the coding sequence ATGGTGAGGTTGATAAATCATGAATTCGGGGGGTGGATGATGTTTTTTAGCGCTAAGAACGTTCTGGTCGTTGTTGCTCATCCCGACGACGAGGCCTTCGGTTGCGGGGGAACGATCCTCAAACACGTTCAGGCGGGTGCGGAGGTTAGGCTCATCGCTCTGGCTGATGGGGTGACTTCGAGAGTTTACCGCCACGGCGTGTCCAGAGAGAGTGAGATAAAGAAATACTCTAAGCTCATTTTAAAGAGAAAAAGAGAACTTTTTCGGTCGGCCGCTATCTTGGGGATCAAAAGGAAAAATTGCTACGCGCTTGGACTGGCCGATCAGCGGCTTGACAGCATATCTTTGTTGGATATCGTTAAGGAGATCGAGCGGATCGTGGCCGGGACAGATCCCGACATTATTTATACCCATCACTGGGGAGATATTAACCGTGACCATCGGGTTTGTTGCGAGGCTGTCCTGACCGCTTTCAGACCAAGTAAGGAGCCGGTAAAAAAAAGAGCGGTGTTTTGTTTTGAGATCCCTGGGAACATGGATTGTTTGCCGCCGATTGAAATTAATAAATTCAAGCCAGACAATGTTGTTAATATCTCTTCTTATATCCAAAGTAAAAAAGCGGCCATCAGAACTTATAAGGAAGAACTCAAAGAGTTTCCCAGCCCGCTCTCGCTCAGAGCGGTGGTTGATAATTGCCGGCAAAGAGGCAAGGAGAATAAATACGGGTATGCAGAGGCCTTTGCTAGATTACAATAG